In Glandiceps talaboti chromosome 6, keGlaTala1.1, whole genome shotgun sequence, one DNA window encodes the following:
- the LOC144436704 gene encoding uncharacterized protein LOC144436704: MAAYAVRDGLVPEIDTECLEDESLMTQYAYYHTLKTTSDDSNSMLSETDSQQSWNDLSLDEDDALGLFIDDTLEDTCYSSGNETENIENTRSFCEPRRQITKRNVSSPCEYSTADNTSDESSNNEYANETYSTGIGTFTRAAVVTGRVIRGTLLAPVYAVFGIICGPVLLAKEGAESASNIPNKILAGTMGAANGLVLGPIAGVAASFMDSFGISEPENERIQEYMMLARTSESELTIEDSDDDWQIVKM, translated from the coding sequence ATGGCTGCATATGCAGTGAGAGATGGGCTGGTGCCCGAGATCGATACGGAGTGCCTTGAAGATGAGTCGTTGATGACACAATATGCTTACTATCATACTCTGAAGACCACATCAGATGACAGTAACAGTATGTTATCAGAAACGGACTCACAACAATCCTGGAACGATTTGTCACTAGACGAAGATGATGCGTTAGGTCTCTTCATTGATGACACGTTGGAAGACACATGCTATAGTAGTGGGAACGAAactgaaaatatagaaaatacacGAAGTTTCTGCGAACCCCGGAGGCAAATTACCAAACGGAATGTGTCTTCTCCCTGTGAATATAGCACAGCCGACAATACATCAGATGAAAGTTCGAATAACGAATACGCCAATGAAACCTACTCCACAGGAATAGGTACATTCACAAGAGCTGCTGTAGTCACCGGAAGAGTTATTCGTGGTACTTTGCTAGCCCCGGTTTATGCAGTCTTTGGAATAATATGTGGACCTGTTCTCTTGGCCAAAGAAGGTGCTGAATCAGCGAGCAACATCCCAAATAAAATTTTGGCTGGCACAATGGGCGCTGCAAATGGTTTAGTCTTAGGTCCAATTGCTGGAGTTGCTGCCTCTTTTATGGACTCCTTCGGGATCTCGGAACCTGAAAACGAAAGAATTCAAGAGTACATGATGCTTGCACGAACATCAGAAAGTGAACTCACCATAGAGGACAGTGATGATGACTGGCAAATTGTAAAAATGTAG
- the LOC144436548 gene encoding uncharacterized protein LOC144436548 isoform X1 translates to MILCGACSSAPFTARSIDFSDAGERSRIRETFRDLIEIVHPVDFEVFVESEGPKSHFKVYLFSPACGKHFMIDIRFVLPQNGTERGRRVVAPNCHIVSDAEQRRELTRMGTVRETGRELYHNVIEVMTDFGQYHAWFNNCRTFGFRYLLAIEIPQYNINQVWKDGDRCREFFGYVYYELKRHLPCLLGIPHARDPGPSIQFDDTMTYFNDNSG, encoded by the coding sequence ATGATCCTATGCGGAGCATGCTCATCTGCACCGTTTACAGCACGATCTATCGACTTTTCCGATGCTGGAGAAAGGTCCAGAATCAGGGAAACCTTCAGAGATTTGATCGAAATCGTTCATCCCGTTGACTTTGAGGTGTTTGTCGAATCAGAGGGTCCCAAGAGCCACTTCAAAGTTTACCTGTTCAGTCCAGCATGTGGAAAACATTTCATGATAGATATACGGTTTGTATTGCCCCAGAATGGGACAGAGAGAGGTCGACGGGTCGTCGCACCAAATTGCCATATCGTATCTGACGCTGAACAAAGGCGTGAACTCACAAGAATGGGGACAGTGAGAGAAACTGGCAGAGAGTTATATCACAATGTCATTGAAGTCATGACGGATTTCGGACAGTACCATGCATGGTTCAATAACTGTCGGACATTTGGATTCAGGTACTTGTTGGCCATTGAAATACCCCAGTATAATATCAACCAAGTTTGGAAAGATGGTGATCGTTGTCGCGAATTCTTTGGTTATGTCTATTATGAACTGAAGCGGCACCTACCATGTTTACTTGGAATACCCCATGCACGAGACCCCGGCCCATCGATACAATTTGATGACACAATGACATACTTTAACGATAATAGTGGATAA
- the LOC144436548 gene encoding uncharacterized protein LOC144436548 isoform X2 — MTGCGECSTGPFSAAAMSMGRNVQERIRRSFQQLIDSIIDRRTEFRVYFGPMGTYCKSHHRIYVRVEDSNRFYGIQLNFVAVNPGEQCVIPECFVSTDPGLHREITEVGTFQGTGEDLYDKVIFVMRSFGRYNRLFNNSLDFAQRYVRSLGIYESIPSTSGRVWLWFKDMGRKLFGHNYPEEETPM; from the coding sequence ATGACTGGATGTGGGGAATGTTCCACTGGACCATTCTCAGCAGCTGCCATGAGTATGGGTCGGAATGTCCAGGAAAGAATCAGACGATCTTTCCAGCAGCTCATCGACAGTATCATAGACAGACGTACCGAGTTTAGGGTGTATTTTGGTCCCATGGGTACTTACTGTAAAAGTCATCATAGAATATACGTAAGGGTGGAAGACTCTAACAGGTTTTATGGTATTCAACTGAATTTCGTGGCTGTCAATCCTGGCGAGCAATGTGTCATTCCCGAATGCTTCGTATCAACTGATCCCGGTCTTCACCGAGAAATTACCGAGGTTGGGACCTTCCAAGGAACTGGGGAGGATCTGTATGACAAAGTCATTTTTGTCATGAGATCATTTGGAAGATATAACAGGCTTTTCAATAACTCTTTGGACTTTGCTCAGAGATACGTTCGTAGTCTTGGAATTTATGAAAGTATTCCTTCCACATCTGGAAGAGTTTGGCTTTGGTTTAAGGATATGGGAAGAAAACTGTTCGGGCATAACTACCCTGAAGAAGAAACACCGATGTAA